Genomic segment of Anaerolineales bacterium:
GCACTTTTCGAAGATGTCCATCTCCACTCCTTTGTGATGTGGAATCCGCCCGGCCTCGGGCCGACCCCGTTTAGGCGCGGCGGCGGATATCCGCTTGCGCTTTTTCCTTTTTGCGGACCGCATCCCGCACGAGCAGGTCCACCACCGGGTATTGCCACGGCCCGAGCAGATTGGTGAGCCAATAGAAGAGCTTGGTGTCCCACCCGGTGATGACCAGGTAGCGGTTGCGCTCGACGCCGCGGAGGATGTCGCGCGCCACCGCATCGGGGGAATAGACCGTGCCGGAGGCGGAGAGGATATCCAGCTCCTTGGGCCGGATCGCCTTTTCCCTGGCGAGCGAGGGCGTGTCGGTGTCGGGCGGCAGGGCGAGAGTCACGCGGATTCCCCGCGGCTTGAGTTCGTAGCGCAGGGCGTCGCTCAGCCCCCGCACCGCCCACTTGGTGGGGGCGTAGGAGGAATATCCGAACAGCGCCAGGTAGGCCGCCGCCGAAGCGACGTTGACCAGGTGCCCCCGTCCGCGTTCGATCATCCCCGGCACGACGGCGCGGGTCATGTTCAGCGTTCCGAAGTAGTTCGTCTCCATCGTCCCGCGGAAGACCTGCGCGTCCATTTCCAGGAAATACCCGGGGTGGGAGGTTCCGGCGTTGTTGATCAGGATGTCCAGCGGGCCGAGCGCTTTCACCGCCTCCGCGGCCGCGGCCTGCGCCTGGGATTCTTCCGCGACGTCGCCCGGCGTGCAGCCGATTTTTTGCGGCGCGGCGGCCGCGAGTTCGCGGCGGGCGGCTTCCAGCTTGGAGCCGTCGCGGGCAACCAGCCAGACCGACGCTCCGCGGGCGGCCAGCCGGCGCCCGAGCGCCAAACCGATGCCGCTCGAACCGCCCGTGATAAGCGCGTTCTTCCCGTGAAAGAAATCCCCAGGATGGCCCGGCGACATAAGGAGCCTTTCGATAAGCGTGGTTGGTTTACTGCCAGGTTGGACCAGGTGGCGGAGAAAGTATACCCGAAAAAGGGGCTTCAACGATCCGGTATATCCGTACCTTCCCGCTCCGGTATATCTCTTCCACCCCGGCGCAGGAATCCAGATCCGCGGGTTTTAACGATCCCGCGCCTTCTTTAATATAGATATGGGTCACCCCCTGCTCCCGAACCAGCTTCCAGAAGGATTCCGTACAGCCCCGCAGCGCGCCGACTTCCTTCGCCAGGTCGTTGGTTTGTTCGATGAATTCCCGGCCGGAAAAGCTGTAGAGCATCGGCGGCAAGAGGGTCCGCCGGTCCGCCAAGGGAAGCAGCCACCATCCGCCGTCGATCCCCCGGTAGAGGCCGTTTTGCCAATAATCGGTGTTGATGAGAAAGACCGCGTCCGGCGGCGTGTTCGCCGCCGCCCAGGCAAGAGCCCGGCGGTCGTCGGCATCGGCGAACACCGTGCGCGGGGTGACGATATTGCGCGTCTGCCACAGTCCGAGGGCGCAGGCGGCCAGCGCCAGACCGGCGCAGAACCATTGCGGCCGCCAGGCCGGCCTGCGCCGTCCAATCCATTGCGCAAGAAATAAATATCCGTCGGCCGCTAACACCGCGGCCGGCAGAAACAGGACGATCGCCAGATGGTCCGGCCGGAACGGCTCGATCCGCATCCCCCACGGCAGGGTCTGCAGGGCGAGGATCAACCCCCATCCGGCGAGGATCCGCCGCGGACCGCGGCGGAAGAGCGCCGCCGCCGCGGCGGCCAACCCCGCGCCGAGCAGGATGTGATTCCGGAGTGGGCCGAGCAGAGTCCAAATATAGCCTGCATAATCGGCGAAGTAGGCGGCGTCGGCCTCCGCCTTCGAGGCGATAAGATCGATGCCCACGGCCACGGTGGAATGCCGCAGCATGGGAATAAGCCACGGCAGGGCCGCCGCCGTCCCCGCCGCGGCGGCCAGCGCCAGGGGGGCGAAGCGGGGCCGCAGGTCCCTCTTCGCCAGCACGCACCCGCCGGCCAAGACCAGGAAAACCGCCAGCAGAATTGCGGCGAGGTAGTGGGTCAACAGCAATCCCGCGGTCAGGAGTGCCAGCCGGACGGCGGCGGAGGGCTTCGGTACCCGCGCGGCGAGTTCGACGGCTTCGGCCATCGCCAGCGGCAGGAGGACCATCCCCGCCAGCAGCGTGTAGCGCCCCCACGAAAGGTAGAACGCCGGCATCTGCGCGAAGAAGCCGACCAGCGCCAGCGCGAACAGCGCCCGCCGCCGGTCCGGCCGGACCGCCATCGACAGCCGGTAAGCCGAGAGCGCCGCGGCGGCGTTCAAAATTTGTCCGAAGACCAGCATCGTCCGATCCGCCGCCAAGCCTGAGAACGCGGAGAAAACCGCCGCCGCGGAATGAAAACCGTAATGGTAGTAGAACGGACCCGGGATCCAGGGTTGCAAGTCTGCAGGTATTCCGCCCCGCTCGAGAAACAGCCGGATCAGGAACGCATGGTGGACCGAATCCACCCAGGCGGGGAATTCCAGCCCGCGGGCCTGGTAAAACCGCAGACCGAGCAACAGCATCACAGCCAGGATTTCCAAGCAGGCGAACGCCGAACAGCGGATGCGGATTCCCCGGCGCGCCAGACGAACGAGAATCGCGCCCGCCGCCAGAAGTTCGACGGCGATCAGCGCCGGGAAGGTGAACCGGAATCCGCAGATCCGGCCGAGCAGGGCGGCCGCGGCGATGATCGCGATCCCCAACCCGAAGGCAGCGGCGAGATTCTCGATCCCGCTCCGGCGGCGGCCCTCCTGCCAGGCAAGCACGGCCGCGCCCGGCAGGATGATCCCGAGGGCGGCAAGCAAGCAGAACAGCGCCGAAACCGGATTTAAAAATGACATGCGGTTTAGATGCGGAAGATCGCTGTGATTAAACCATATCCCCGGGAAACGTGAGATTGCTGAAAAAGCCCGTCATGCCGAGCACAACGAAGCATCTTCATCCATTCTCAGGTCATTCGCTTGCCCGCTTGATTCCAGCCCGCGGACCGGGGCGCTTAAGAAGGCTTTTTCAGCGATCTCGAAATGCATCGCTGAGCAGCATCATGGATCGCAAAAACCACAGATGGTTCAGCCTCCCCCTCATCCCATCCTCCCGTCACGGTCCCTCGCTTTCCCTCGCTTTCCCTCGCTGTCCCTCGCTTCCCCTCGCTTTCACTCGCTGAGCTCAGGACAGGCGCTCAGGACGGTCGTGCCGGGATGAATTCTCCCAACCCGTTTCTCACGATGATTGGCTTCGAAGAATGGCATTCTTTTAGATCCGCTCAGCCCCCCCCATCCCATCCTCCCGTCACGGTCCCGCGCTCTCCCTCGCTTTGCTCGGGCCAGGCGCGCGCGACATGCGTTCCGGAATGCATTCTCCCAGCCCATCGCTAAAGCTGGAGGGCTTTCATTAAATGCAGATGTTCATTCGCAGATGTAGGGCTGGGCAGCCGGTCCCGGCGCAATTCCGGGAAAGATGCCCGAAGGGCGGATGAGGGGGGAGGCTGAGTAGAAAAAAGCCGGTTTGCAAACCGGCTCATCTCGGAAAAAAAAGAACATCCGCGAAGTCATTTCACGACGGTGATCATCCCCGACATGCCCTCTCCGTTCGGGCCGCCGCTTTTCTCACAATAATAGCGGTAGGTTCCCGGTTGCTCGAAGGTGAAGGTGAAGGCTTGGCCGACAGCCAGCAACCCGCTACGGAACAAACCGGTTTCCGACGTGACCGAATGGAACACCGGATCGCGGTTAATCCACGTGACCTTCGTCCCGGCCTTGACCGTTATCCGTTCGGGGTGAAACGCGTAATCCTGGAGGTAAATGTTAACCGTTCCCGACGGGATCGAGTCGGTGGGCGTTTTGGTGGCGGAGGATCCGCCGCCCGTCAGAAATGCGGGAAGCTGGCATCCGGATACCCCCGCCCCCAACAGGATGAGGACCGCCGCGCCGAGAAGGATTGTCCGTATCCCGCTATCGCGGGATGAGAAAATCCCGCGGCAAGCCGCGTCGCAGTTTATTTTTTTTCGAATGTCCATTTTGCTCCCTTCCGGATGCCGATCCTGCACGGCATGCTCCATTTGCGCCAGTAAAACCGCCGATGCTCAACGCCCCCGTTTCCCCTGGAAAAAGCGCGCCGGTCTTGGCATTCGATCATGAAGCCGTTCGGGCCCTGGCGCAGTCGGAGTTGCCGTCCGTCCGGATCATGGAGTTCCCGATCCGCGGCGGCCTCCCCCAACCGTGTTTCGCCTGGTTCCTCAGGATGGGTATGCTCCACGGGTGATCGCCTGTGGTTATGGTTGCGGTTTTCGCCGTGCGGGAAAACCTTGTGGTCGACCATTTTAC
This window contains:
- a CDS encoding SDR family oxidoreductase; amino-acid sequence: MSPGHPGDFFHGKNALITGGSSGIGLALGRRLAARGASVWLVARDGSKLEAARRELAAAAPQKIGCTPGDVAEESQAQAAAAEAVKALGPLDILINNAGTSHPGYFLEMDAQVFRGTMETNYFGTLNMTRAVVPGMIERGRGHLVNVASAAAYLALFGYSSYAPTKWAVRGLSDALRYELKPRGIRVTLALPPDTDTPSLAREKAIRPKELDILSASGTVYSPDAVARDILRGVERNRYLVITGWDTKLFYWLTNLLGPWQYPVVDLLVRDAVRKKEKAQADIRRRA
- a CDS encoding cupredoxin domain-containing protein, with product MDIRKKINCDAACRGIFSSRDSGIRTILLGAAVLILLGAGVSGCQLPAFLTGGGSSATKTPTDSIPSGTVNIYLQDYAFHPERITVKAGTKVTWINRDPVFHSVTSETGLFRSGLLAVGQAFTFTFEQPGTYRYYCEKSGGPNGEGMSGMITVVK